The DNA region CGGATCTATGACGGGACTTTTCAGGGATGCCGGAAAGCCGGTCAAGGGGTGACAGCGGCCCTGCTGCGCCGGGAAGGATTGGAGATCTGGTCGGAAGAGGACTTGGCATTATTGCTGGAGAAAAAGGGAGGGTAGCCAGATGTTATTGACCACCACTTCGCAAGTGGAAGGAAGGAAAATCAAGGATTACCTGGGTATTGTGGCCGGGGAAACCATCCTGGGGGCGAATCTGGTACGGGATTTGTTCGCCAGCATCACCGACGTGATCGGCGGCCGTTCCCGCGCTTATGAGAAGAAATTGTTCCAGGCCCGGGAAACGGCTTTGAGGGAGATGGCGGAGGAAGCGAGAA from Clostridia bacterium includes:
- a CDS encoding YbjQ family protein — encoded protein: MLLTTTSQVEGRKIKDYLGIVAGETILGANLVRDLFASITDVIGGRSRAYEKKLFQARETALREMAEEAR